The stretch of DNA AGAATAATTATATTACTTGGACTTTTGAGGTCACTTAATGCCCCCTAAAAACTTCATATTCACCTCAGAATCCGTAACGGAAGGCCATCCGGACAAGATTGCGGATCAGATATCAGACGCCATACTCGACGCCATGATCGAGCAGGACCCTGATAGCAGGGTCGCATGCGAAACACTGATCACAACCGGCCTCGTGGTGATCTCCGCCGAGATAACGACAAAAAGCCAGGTCGACGTACGGCAGGTTGCAAGAGACACGATAAGGGAGATCGGCTATACCGACAGCACGATGGGATTTGACGCGGACACCTGCTCTGTTGTCCTGACGATCGACAGGCAGTCCCCTGACATAGCGCGTGGAGTCAACAAAAAAGGGAGCAAGGGCAAGCAAGGGGCTGGTGACCAAGGACTCATGTTCGGCTACGCGTGCGATGAGACCGAAGAGTTCATGCCCTCCCCCATACTCTATGCCCATAAGCTGGCCAAGCGCCTTTCCGAGGTAAGAAAAAAGGGGGTTCTGCCGTTTTTAAGGCCGGACGGAAAAAGCCAGGTCACCTTCAGGTATGAAAACGGGGAGCCGGTGGGAGTGGACGCGGTAGTCATATCATCCCAGCACTCAAAGGACGTCTCGTATGCGGACCTTAAAAATGGAATCAGGCAAGAAGTAATAAATCACTGCATGAAGGACCTAATTTCGAAAGATACGAAAATTCACATAAACCCCACGGGGAAATTTGTAACCGGGGGTCCCGTGGCGGACACCGGCCTCACGGGAAGAAAGATCATAGTCGACACCTACGGCGGATGGTCAAGACACGGCGGCGGGGCGT from Candidatus Dadabacteria bacterium encodes:
- a CDS encoding methionine adenosyltransferase; this encodes MPPKNFIFTSESVTEGHPDKIADQISDAILDAMIEQDPDSRVACETLITTGLVVISAEITTKSQVDVRQVARDTIREIGYTDSTMGFDADTCSVVLTIDRQSPDIARGVNKKGSKGKQGAGDQGLMFGYACDETEEFMPSPILYAHKLAKRLSEVRKKGVLPFLRPDGKSQVTFRYENGEPVGVDAVVISSQHSKDVSYADLKNGIRQEVINHCMKDLISKDTKIHINPTGKFVTGGPVADTGLTGRKIIVDTYGGWSRHGGGAFSGKDPSKVDRSAAYMARYVAKNIVAAGAASRCEVQLAYAIGVADPVSVMIDTFGTAVVAEEKISGAVKEIFDDLTPEGIISQLRLKRPIYKKTASYGHFGRKEKTFSWEKTDRAAKLRKALGLSKKHPRRGR